In Candidatus Desulfofervidus auxilii, one genomic interval encodes:
- a CDS encoding metallophosphoesterase family protein, with protein sequence MRILHTADLHLGRTGKEGDIWHQWEKIIEIALKENIHILLIAGDVFDNGQAEAVLKKKFVISLNKLANQGIQIFIIPGNHDLRQGNALTDLELPGVNVFYKYTVVNLDKIALHFFPFKPELSGQDLVGLKQDSGAECQIGVCHASYITLPEVFSDLGDSQAIHCPLSPEDIRDLNLDYLALGHYHNPKQWQVGKTQCVYPGSIEPLSFKEIGPRQVFIIQYDHGLRVYPIEIGYQRPYLCQDIQIPKEDIHALWPKIEELAQDLGPCFLRLTIKGVADKLLFQAFQLKAGAFLKERAIEVSWQDETVDLGWIEENRLAKQFKEAVQHRVRQSPEKEFWWQVLYRGISLLKHCENVDKKNKV encoded by the coding sequence ATGCGAATTCTGCATACAGCTGACCTCCATTTAGGGCGAACAGGAAAAGAGGGAGATATCTGGCATCAATGGGAAAAGATAATTGAAATAGCCTTAAAAGAAAACATTCATATTTTGCTCATTGCTGGTGATGTATTTGACAATGGCCAGGCAGAAGCAGTGTTAAAGAAAAAATTTGTTATTTCTTTAAACAAACTGGCCAATCAGGGCATACAGATTTTTATCATCCCAGGTAATCACGATTTGAGACAAGGAAATGCCCTAACTGATTTAGAGTTACCAGGTGTGAATGTTTTCTATAAATATACTGTGGTCAATTTAGATAAAATAGCGTTACATTTTTTCCCTTTTAAACCCGAACTTAGCGGTCAGGATTTAGTAGGCTTAAAACAGGATAGCGGGGCAGAGTGTCAAATAGGTGTCTGTCATGCCAGTTATATCACTCTACCTGAGGTATTTTCTGATTTAGGAGATAGTCAGGCCATCCATTGCCCTCTAAGTCCCGAGGACATTAGGGATTTAAACCTGGATTATTTAGCTTTAGGGCATTACCACAATCCTAAACAATGGCAAGTAGGAAAAACGCAATGTGTTTATCCTGGCAGTATAGAACCCCTTTCTTTTAAAGAAATTGGTCCGCGGCAGGTATTCATTATTCAATATGACCATGGATTGAGGGTGTATCCTATTGAAATCGGATACCAAAGGCCATATTTATGCCAGGATATTCAAATTCCTAAAGAGGATATTCATGCCCTTTGGCCAAAGATAGAAGAGCTGGCTCAAGATTTGGGACCTTGTTTTTTACGCCTTACCATAAAGGGAGTAGCAGACAAACTCCTTTTTCAAGCATTTCAGTTAAAAGCAGGGGCCTTTTTAAAGGAAAGAGCAATAGAGGTTAGCTGGCAAGATGAGACTGTAGACCTGGGTTGGATTGAAGAAAATCGTTTGGCAAAACAGTTTAAAGAGGCGGTACAGCATAGAGTAAGGCAAAGTCCAGAAAAGGAATTTTGGTGGCAGGTTCTTTACCGTGGTATTAGCCTTTTAAAACACTGTGAGAATGTGGATAAAAAAAATAAAGTTTGA
- a CDS encoding ATP-binding protein produces MWIKKIKFDDFITFKGQEFQFTPGLNLIYGPNEAGKTSLLEGIKWSLFGKKGRKKLKNKIEITLVLSEGKEIIINDGLPFFLNMGVDLFENIYFVHTAELDFKEPKRFLTHLKAKLLNLDLLEQAKSEIKELIGKDLQVLNQRILKTGLINERIKGLKEERDQLEHERKLYIEIRTMEHNKRTLEAEERQLKQALSRWEEKNALLQQILKKRTLLERYKRCQALKEYFRERERLEEKLKVLSAFSEEDGERLKEFQVRQASLNQKMQEKKNRLKELILELQEIQQKKTGLKEEIAQITLNLEKQKIRAGQYAHFNVQTLEEIKKVSERKKFLNENKEKIAQELRDVQNAYFTIQKDIEAAKDKIISKSVQIKKLFYFCMAGLGLGLFSFILSFWFVPSIFLGLLCLLGTGFWGYQWFKGKKIIRQLELESNNKLSQINAMDAQQKEKQAQLEEIKKEIAQCETNCFKFCQEARVKDLVTYEIRLKEKTEIHQAIKENEQILKQKKEILAEINQAIERLDEKIAKIKREKEEIENSSEQIKKEINSILAKAGVEGISIYLSKLEEKKKLIAQKITLTKAIETSEIKDPQLELATLTRELAILQHLPENLENEFEIKKRIEELQSKLKAVSNEINQLMGRIETIRQNLSLPEAGVLNRLYLVKTKLKELETERKQWLGVYQILLDIEARAGESLVEIFKRASNWFAFVTDNRWKGVVLEKENIYALKNKQKLSVEQLSSGTRDQLYFAVRLAMAQAIMPKGFFLLLDDPFLTCDKERTKRLLHLLDQLAKHCQIILATKESWLKEAMRKGINIITLDLNN; encoded by the coding sequence ATGTGGATAAAAAAAATAAAGTTTGATGATTTTATAACGTTCAAAGGCCAGGAGTTTCAGTTTACACCTGGCCTAAATCTCATTTATGGCCCTAATGAGGCAGGAAAAACCAGTCTGTTAGAAGGTATAAAATGGAGTTTATTTGGGAAAAAGGGCCGAAAAAAACTAAAAAACAAGATAGAAATAACCCTGGTTCTATCAGAGGGAAAAGAGATTATTATAAATGATGGTCTCCCATTTTTTTTAAATATGGGTGTGGATTTGTTTGAAAATATTTATTTTGTCCACACAGCAGAGTTAGATTTTAAAGAGCCTAAACGATTTTTAACCCATCTAAAGGCAAAATTATTGAATTTAGACCTCCTGGAACAAGCCAAATCAGAAATTAAGGAATTGATTGGGAAAGATTTACAGGTTTTGAATCAGCGTATTTTAAAAACAGGTCTAATTAATGAAAGAATAAAAGGACTAAAAGAAGAGAGAGACCAGCTAGAGCATGAAAGGAAACTTTATATAGAAATTAGGACTATGGAACATAACAAAAGGACATTAGAGGCAGAAGAAAGGCAGTTAAAGCAGGCATTGTCCCGATGGGAAGAGAAAAATGCTCTTTTGCAACAAATCTTAAAAAAACGCACTTTGTTAGAGCGTTATAAAAGATGTCAGGCATTGAAAGAATACTTTAGAGAAAGAGAAAGACTGGAAGAAAAATTAAAAGTGCTTTCTGCTTTTAGTGAAGAAGATGGAGAAAGATTAAAGGAATTTCAAGTAAGGCAAGCTAGTTTAAATCAAAAAATGCAAGAGAAAAAAAACAGATTGAAAGAATTAATTCTAGAATTACAAGAAATACAGCAAAAAAAGACAGGATTAAAAGAAGAAATTGCTCAAATCACTCTAAATTTAGAAAAACAAAAAATCAGAGCAGGGCAATATGCCCATTTCAATGTTCAAACCTTAGAAGAGATAAAAAAAGTGAGCGAGAGAAAGAAATTTCTAAATGAAAATAAAGAAAAAATTGCCCAAGAGTTAAGGGATGTCCAAAATGCTTATTTTACAATTCAAAAAGATATAGAGGCAGCCAAGGATAAAATTATTTCTAAATCAGTCCAAATAAAAAAGTTATTTTATTTCTGTATGGCAGGTCTTGGTCTGGGCCTGTTTTCTTTTATCTTGAGTTTTTGGTTTGTCCCTAGTATTTTTCTAGGCTTACTTTGTCTCCTGGGAACAGGTTTTTGGGGATACCAATGGTTTAAAGGAAAAAAAATCATCAGGCAGTTGGAATTAGAGTCAAATAATAAGTTGAGCCAAATAAATGCCATGGATGCTCAACAAAAAGAAAAACAGGCTCAATTGGAGGAGATAAAAAAGGAGATAGCTCAGTGTGAAACAAACTGTTTTAAGTTTTGTCAAGAAGCGAGAGTAAAAGATTTAGTTACCTATGAAATAAGATTAAAAGAAAAAACAGAGATACACCAAGCTATAAAGGAAAATGAACAAATATTAAAGCAGAAAAAAGAAATTCTTGCTGAGATAAATCAAGCTATAGAAAGGCTAGATGAAAAAATAGCTAAAATTAAAAGAGAAAAAGAAGAAATTGAAAATAGCTCTGAGCAAATCAAAAAAGAAATAAACTCTATTTTAGCTAAAGCAGGAGTAGAGGGCATTAGTATTTATTTGTCTAAATTAGAAGAAAAGAAGAAATTAATAGCCCAAAAGATAACTTTAACAAAAGCCATAGAAACTAGTGAAATTAAAGACCCCCAATTAGAACTAGCTACCTTAACCAGAGAATTGGCTATTTTACAACACCTTCCAGAAAATCTGGAAAATGAATTTGAGATTAAAAAAAGGATAGAAGAGCTCCAATCTAAATTAAAGGCTGTTTCTAACGAAATTAACCAATTGATGGGAAGGATAGAGACTATAAGACAGAATTTATCTCTTCCTGAGGCCGGTGTTTTAAATCGGCTTTATTTAGTAAAAACAAAATTAAAAGAGCTAGAAACAGAAAGAAAGCAATGGCTGGGGGTATATCAGATACTTTTGGATATTGAGGCTAGGGCAGGAGAAAGCCTGGTTGAAATTTTTAAAAGGGCTTCAAATTGGTTTGCCTTTGTTACTGATAATAGATGGAAGGGGGTTGTTTTAGAAAAAGAAAATATTTATGCCTTAAAAAATAAACAGAAATTGAGTGTGGAGCAATTAAGTAGTGGAACAAGAGACCAGCTTTATTTTGCTGTCCGTTTGGCTATGGCTCAAGCCATCATGCCTAAAGGTTTTTTCTTATTATTAGATGACCCCTTTTTAACCTGTGATAAAGAACGCACCAAACGCCTTCTTCATTTATTAGACCAATTGGCAAAACATTGCCAAATTATCTTAGCTACTAAAGAATCTTGGTTGAAAGAAGCTATGAGAAAAGGAATAAACATAATTACATTAGATTTAAACAATTAA
- the ftsH gene encoding ATP-dependent zinc metalloprotease FtsH, with translation MKPTYKNLGMWLIVMLIMILMFNLFNRPQIKQQSIPYSDFLDKVQSGEVISVIMKGNEIKGVLITNESFQTYVPQDNQLIPLLRKQGVKIRVEPKEDTPWYMTLLVSWFPMVLLIAVWIFFMRQVQVGGGKAFSFGRSRAKLANEHIKKVTFKDVAGIDEAKEELQEIVEFLRNPQKFTKLGGKIPKGVLLVGAPGTGKTLLAKAISGEANVPFFSISGSDFVEMFVGVGASRVRDLFQQAKRNAPCIIFIDELDAVGRYRGAGLGGGHDEREQTLNQLLVEMDGFDASEGVILIAATNRPDVLDPALLRAGRFDRQVVVPMPDIRGREEILKVHTKKTPLAPDVDLSTIAKGTPGFAGADLANLVNEAALLAASKGKQKIEMEDFEEAKDKILMGKERRSMVISEEEKKLTAYHEAGHALVAKLSPNSDPVHKVSIVPRGQALGITQQLPLDEKHTYSKKYLMNRLAVLLGGRAAEELVFNDFTTGAGNDLAQATELARKMVCNWGMSEEIGPLAFGRREEHVFLGKEIIQARDYSEETAKKIDEQIALIITQTYEGVKNLLKKHINLLHKLAQLLLEKETVDGATLDKLIAEGTN, from the coding sequence ATGAAACCAACATACAAAAATTTAGGAATGTGGCTGATTGTTATGCTCATTATGATTTTGATGTTTAATCTATTCAACCGGCCCCAAATAAAACAACAGAGTATTCCTTATAGTGATTTTTTGGACAAAGTTCAAAGTGGAGAAGTGATAAGTGTAATTATGAAGGGAAATGAAATTAAAGGGGTATTAATTACTAATGAGTCTTTCCAAACCTATGTGCCTCAGGATAATCAATTGATTCCATTATTACGAAAACAGGGAGTGAAAATTCGCGTTGAACCTAAAGAAGATACTCCATGGTATATGACTCTTCTTGTATCCTGGTTTCCTATGGTTTTATTAATTGCAGTGTGGATATTTTTTATGCGTCAGGTGCAGGTAGGTGGAGGAAAGGCCTTCTCCTTTGGGCGAAGCCGAGCGAAATTAGCAAATGAGCATATAAAAAAGGTCACTTTTAAGGATGTAGCTGGCATTGATGAGGCCAAAGAGGAATTACAGGAAATTGTGGAATTTTTAAGGAATCCTCAGAAGTTTACTAAATTAGGAGGTAAAATTCCCAAAGGAGTATTGTTAGTAGGTGCTCCAGGCACAGGAAAAACCTTATTGGCTAAAGCTATTTCTGGTGAAGCGAATGTCCCATTTTTTAGCATCAGTGGTTCTGATTTTGTGGAAATGTTTGTTGGTGTGGGAGCATCTCGGGTAAGGGATTTATTTCAACAGGCCAAGAGAAACGCTCCTTGTATTATCTTTATTGATGAGCTTGATGCCGTAGGACGTTACCGCGGTGCAGGTCTAGGCGGAGGCCATGATGAGAGAGAGCAGACTTTAAACCAACTGTTGGTAGAAATGGATGGGTTTGATGCCAGTGAGGGTGTAATTTTAATTGCTGCCACTAACAGGCCTGATGTATTAGACCCTGCTTTATTACGTGCAGGTCGCTTTGATAGACAGGTGGTAGTGCCCATGCCTGATATCAGGGGGAGAGAAGAGATATTAAAAGTCCACACCAAAAAAACACCTTTAGCACCTGATGTGGATTTAAGTACTATTGCTAAAGGCACCCCAGGATTTGCGGGAGCAGACCTAGCCAATTTGGTCAATGAAGCGGCCTTACTGGCAGCTAGTAAAGGTAAACAAAAAATAGAAATGGAGGATTTTGAAGAGGCAAAAGACAAAATATTGATGGGGAAAGAACGGCGAAGTATGGTAATCAGTGAAGAAGAAAAGAAACTTACTGCTTACCATGAAGCAGGGCATGCTCTGGTGGCCAAGCTTTCTCCAAACAGTGACCCTGTTCATAAAGTAAGTATTGTCCCTCGGGGTCAGGCGTTGGGAATTACTCAACAACTCCCTCTGGATGAGAAACATACTTATTCCAAAAAGTATCTGATGAATAGGTTAGCTGTGTTGCTGGGCGGTCGGGCAGCTGAAGAATTAGTATTTAATGATTTCACCACAGGCGCAGGAAATGACTTGGCACAAGCTACTGAATTGGCCAGAAAAATGGTATGTAACTGGGGAATGAGTGAGGAAATTGGACCCCTTGCTTTTGGCCGGCGAGAGGAACATGTTTTTTTAGGGAAGGAGATTATTCAAGCAAGGGATTATAGTGAAGAAACAGCAAAGAAGATCGATGAACAAATAGCTCTTATTATCACTCAGACATATGAAGGGGTGAAAAATTTACTTAAAAAACATATAAATCTGCTTCATAAATTAGCCCAGCTTCTTCTAGAAAAGGAAACTGTAGATGGAGCTACTTTAGATAAGTTGATAGCTGAAGGAACTAACTGA
- the folP gene encoding dihydropteroate synthase has product MQSWNEVGKTHPLVMGILNVTPDSFSNGGLYFEVDKAITQAKRLEEQGADIIDIGGESTRPFSEPVSLKEELRRVTPVIKAVANELKIPISIDTYKAKVAQAALEAGAKIVNDISALRFDNEMSKVIADYKVPVVLMHMKGTPRNMQVNPYYEDVLKEVYQFFEERIDFALKSGISEQQIAIDPGIGFGKQMKDNLCLIKNISFFKPLGKPLLLGPSRKAFIGQVLQIKEPKKRDVGTLGVVAVATWLGVDIIRTHAVKEAKQVINMVKAIMEAADG; this is encoded by the coding sequence ATGCAAAGCTGGAATGAGGTGGGGAAAACACACCCTCTGGTAATGGGGATTCTCAATGTAACTCCTGATTCTTTTTCTAACGGAGGTCTTTATTTTGAGGTAGATAAGGCTATTACCCAGGCCAAAAGGTTAGAGGAGCAAGGGGCAGATATTATTGATATTGGTGGAGAATCCACTCGACCCTTTTCAGAACCTGTTTCCTTAAAAGAAGAACTGCGGAGGGTGACACCAGTTATAAAAGCCGTAGCAAATGAGCTTAAAATTCCCATTTCCATAGATACTTATAAGGCAAAAGTAGCCCAAGCAGCTTTAGAAGCTGGGGCAAAAATTGTCAATGATATTAGTGCATTACGCTTTGATAATGAAATGAGCAAGGTCATTGCCGATTACAAGGTGCCTGTAGTTTTGATGCATATGAAGGGAACTCCCAGGAATATGCAAGTTAATCCCTATTATGAAGATGTGCTTAAGGAGGTCTATCAATTTTTTGAAGAAAGAATTGATTTTGCTCTAAAAAGTGGTATTTCTGAACAACAAATTGCCATTGACCCTGGTATTGGTTTTGGCAAACAAATGAAAGATAATTTGTGTTTAATTAAAAATATTTCTTTTTTCAAACCGTTGGGCAAACCACTCCTCTTAGGACCATCCAGAAAGGCATTTATTGGTCAGGTTTTACAAATCAAAGAACCTAAAAAAAGGGATGTAGGCACCTTAGGGGTAGTGGCTGTAGCCACTTGGTTAGGTGTAGATATTATCAGGACACACGCAGTAAAAGAAGCAAAACAAGTGATAAACATGGTGAAGGCTATTATGGAGGCAGCAGATGGCTAA